A region of Curvibacter sp. AEP1-3 DNA encodes the following proteins:
- a CDS encoding feruloyl-CoA synthase encodes MSDMQLPAPRYRATKFGVTRITVSDGAPGVRYLQADLALGAYARRITDFLVHWAETTPDQTFLARRQQMPDGTTGEWQHISYAQALASARSIGQALLDRGLSPERPVVILSENSLEHAMMALGCLYAGVPYCPVSPAYATVSQDYEKLRHVMDTLTPGLVFVADATRYGAGVAATVGPDVEVVAALGQLQSREATSYASLLATPATPAIDAAMHATGPGTIVKFLFTSGSTKLPKPVINTQRMWCANLQQISLSLPVFAEAPPVLVDWLPWNHTFGGNHNFGLTLQHGGTLYIDDGKPTAALIGETLRNLREIAPTVYFNVPTGFEMIASAMESDSALRTTLLSRLKVFFYSGAGLSQPVWDKLHAIQESAIGERIVMATGLGMTESSPSAMFVNSPDVASGDIGVPVPGMTLKLVDVDGKTEVRYRGPNVTPGYWRSDAATRDAFDEEGYLCTGDAVKWISEADIHRGLRFDGRIAEDFKLSTGTFVSVGPMRAKIVVSGAPYIQDAVITGLNRKEVGALLFLSAACRDVANLPAEAPWADVVQSAPVRQRIEAIVDQLAREATGSASRVARVLLMVEPPSAVKGEITDKGSLNQRAVLKHRHALVEGLHDDTLPFIIKPTV; translated from the coding sequence ATGAGCGACATGCAACTCCCCGCCCCCCGCTACCGCGCCACCAAGTTTGGCGTCACTCGCATTACGGTGTCAGACGGTGCCCCCGGCGTTCGCTATCTGCAGGCTGATCTGGCATTAGGCGCATACGCCCGCCGGATTACTGACTTCCTCGTGCATTGGGCAGAGACCACACCGGACCAGACCTTTCTGGCCCGACGCCAGCAGATGCCGGATGGCACGACCGGCGAATGGCAGCACATCTCTTATGCCCAAGCACTCGCGAGTGCTCGCAGCATCGGGCAGGCGCTGCTAGACCGGGGCTTGAGCCCGGAACGGCCAGTCGTCATCCTGAGCGAAAACAGCCTCGAGCACGCCATGATGGCGCTGGGTTGTCTGTATGCCGGCGTGCCCTACTGCCCGGTGTCTCCAGCCTATGCCACCGTGAGCCAGGACTACGAAAAGCTGCGCCATGTGATGGATACCCTGACCCCGGGGCTGGTATTCGTGGCGGATGCCACTCGCTATGGCGCGGGAGTTGCCGCCACCGTAGGCCCGGATGTTGAGGTGGTGGCTGCACTAGGGCAATTGCAAAGTCGGGAGGCTACCTCTTACGCATCCCTGCTCGCCACACCAGCCACGCCTGCCATAGATGCGGCTATGCATGCCACCGGCCCGGGGACGATCGTCAAGTTCTTGTTCACTAGCGGTTCCACCAAGCTTCCCAAACCGGTCATCAACACGCAGCGCATGTGGTGCGCAAACCTGCAGCAGATTTCCTTGTCCTTACCCGTGTTTGCTGAAGCACCGCCAGTGTTGGTGGACTGGCTGCCCTGGAATCACACCTTCGGGGGTAACCACAACTTCGGGCTTACGCTACAGCATGGCGGCACCCTCTACATCGACGACGGCAAGCCCACTGCAGCCCTGATCGGGGAGACGCTGCGCAACCTGCGCGAGATTGCGCCGACGGTGTACTTCAATGTGCCCACCGGCTTCGAGATGATCGCATCTGCCATGGAGTCGGATTCGGCATTGCGCACTACCTTGCTGTCTCGCCTGAAGGTGTTTTTCTATTCCGGTGCAGGTTTGTCCCAACCCGTGTGGGACAAGCTGCATGCCATTCAGGAGTCCGCCATCGGCGAGCGGATCGTAATGGCCACCGGGCTGGGCATGACCGAGTCTTCGCCCTCCGCCATGTTCGTCAACAGCCCGGATGTGGCGTCCGGCGACATCGGCGTGCCAGTGCCCGGCATGACGCTCAAACTGGTGGATGTGGATGGCAAAACCGAGGTGCGCTACCGCGGACCCAACGTGACCCCGGGCTACTGGCGGTCAGATGCGGCTACGCGGGATGCGTTTGATGAAGAAGGCTATCTGTGCACCGGAGATGCGGTGAAGTGGATCAGCGAGGCTGATATTCACCGGGGCCTGCGTTTTGACGGTCGGATTGCCGAGGACTTCAAGCTCTCTACGGGCACGTTTGTGAGCGTGGGGCCCATGCGCGCCAAGATCGTGGTGTCGGGTGCTCCCTACATTCAAGATGCGGTGATTACCGGACTGAACCGCAAAGAGGTCGGTGCCTTGCTATTCCTGTCAGCGGCCTGCCGCGACGTGGCCAACCTGCCTGCTGAAGCGCCTTGGGCTGACGTGGTTCAGAGTGCCCCAGTGCGCCAGCGCATCGAAGCCATCGTCGACCAGCTGGCTCGTGAGGCCACTGGCAGTGCAAGCCGAGTCGCCCGCGTACTTTTGATGGTGGAGCCACCTTCCGCCGTAAAGGGCGAGATCACCGACAAGGGCTCCCTGAACCAGCGCGCAGTGCTGAAACATCGTCATGCACTGGTCGAAGGCCTGCACGACGACACCCTCCCTTTCATCATCAAGCCCACGGTCTGA
- a CDS encoding crotonase/enoyl-CoA hydratase family protein — MKTFTQHPDIHFERLGEEQEVAVIRLTRGAKRNALNDGLILALRDLFENMPEGVRAAVIAGEGPHFCAGLDLSELKERDAGQGLHHSRMWHAALERVQYGPVPVIAALQGAVVGGGLELASACHIRVADASTFYALPEGSRGIFVGGGGAVRIPKLIGAARMTDMMLTGRVYNAQDGERIGLAQYLVPEGAAFDKALELAVRVAQNAPLTNYALMHALPRIAEQPADQGFFTEAMMAAIAQSAPEAKTRLNDFLEGRAAKVRKQD; from the coding sequence ATGAAAACTTTTACGCAACACCCCGATATCCATTTCGAACGCCTCGGTGAGGAACAAGAAGTGGCGGTGATCCGCCTGACCCGCGGCGCCAAGCGCAACGCCCTGAACGACGGACTCATCCTCGCGCTGCGGGATCTGTTCGAAAACATGCCCGAGGGAGTGCGCGCCGCGGTGATCGCCGGCGAGGGCCCGCACTTCTGTGCAGGCCTGGACTTGAGTGAGCTCAAAGAGCGGGACGCGGGCCAGGGCTTGCATCACTCCCGCATGTGGCACGCCGCACTGGAGCGTGTGCAATACGGGCCTGTTCCGGTCATCGCAGCTCTGCAAGGCGCTGTGGTCGGTGGAGGCTTGGAGTTGGCAAGCGCTTGCCATATTCGTGTTGCGGATGCGTCCACTTTTTATGCCTTGCCGGAAGGTTCCCGCGGCATTTTTGTGGGCGGCGGCGGTGCCGTACGTATTCCTAAATTGATCGGTGCGGCCCGTATGACCGACATGATGCTCACCGGCCGTGTGTACAACGCGCAGGATGGTGAGCGCATTGGTCTTGCGCAATACCTGGTGCCGGAAGGCGCAGCCTTCGACAAGGCGCTGGAGCTGGCGGTGCGCGTGGCGCAGAACGCACCCCTGACGAACTACGCCTTGATGCACGCCTTGCCGCGCATTGCAGAACAGCCGGCTGACCAGGGCTTCTTCACCGAGGCCATGATGGCGGCCATTGCCCAGAGCGCACCGGAAGCCAAGACACGGCTGAACGACTTTCTGGAAGGTCGCGCCGCCAAGGTGCGCAAGCAGGACTGA
- a CDS encoding amidohydrolase family protein has product MDYKNLRAIDIHTHAEVSCWNPFDNYGEEYDRAADKYFKNGRRPTIAETVAYYREQKIGLVMFTVDAESKMGRRRIPNEEIAEAAKANSDMMTAFASIDPHKGKMGAREARKLIEEHGIKGFKFHPTVQAYHPYDKMAWPIYEVIAEYGMPAIFHTGHSGIGSGMRCGGGLRLEYSNPMHLDDVAIDFPDMQIVMAHPSFPWQDEALSVATHKPNVWIDLSGWSPKYFPKQLVQYANTLLKDRVLFGSDYPLITPERWMKDFQEAGFKPEVMPGILKDNAVRLLRLDPTAVAGE; this is encoded by the coding sequence ATGGACTACAAAAACCTGCGCGCCATCGATATCCACACCCACGCGGAAGTGAGTTGCTGGAACCCGTTTGACAACTACGGCGAGGAATACGACCGGGCCGCCGACAAGTACTTCAAGAACGGGCGACGCCCCACGATTGCGGAAACCGTGGCGTATTACCGGGAACAGAAAATCGGCTTAGTCATGTTCACCGTGGACGCGGAGTCCAAAATGGGCCGCCGCCGCATCCCCAACGAAGAGATTGCCGAAGCCGCCAAAGCCAATAGCGACATGATGACCGCCTTTGCCAGCATCGACCCGCACAAAGGCAAGATGGGCGCGCGCGAGGCGCGAAAGCTGATTGAGGAGCACGGCATCAAGGGCTTCAAGTTCCACCCCACGGTGCAGGCCTACCACCCCTACGACAAGATGGCCTGGCCCATCTATGAAGTGATTGCCGAGTACGGCATGCCCGCCATTTTTCACACCGGCCACAGTGGCATCGGCAGCGGCATGCGCTGCGGCGGCGGACTGCGGCTCGAATACAGCAACCCCATGCACCTGGACGATGTGGCCATTGATTTCCCGGACATGCAGATCGTGATGGCCCACCCCAGCTTCCCTTGGCAGGACGAGGCCTTGAGTGTGGCCACCCACAAGCCCAATGTCTGGATCGACCTCTCCGGTTGGAGCCCCAAATACTTTCCCAAGCAACTGGTGCAATACGCCAACACCTTGCTCAAAGACCGCGTCTTGTTCGGCTCGGACTACCCGCTCATTACCCCGGAGCGGTGGATGAAAGATTTCCAGGAGGCGGGCTTCAAACCCGAGGTGATGCCCGGCATCCTGAAAGACAACGCGGTGCGTTTGCTGCGCCTGGACCCCACGGCGGTAGCCGGCGAGTAA
- a CDS encoding MarR family winged helix-turn-helix transcriptional regulator produces MPARVRKVAVPEAAPVEPVDTSYLRTLVGYNARRASLAIIESFMVRMAPYDLKVVDFSVLSLVAHNPGITSRQLCAALNVLPPNLVGLIATLERRGLIERLPHPSDGRAMGVHLTPQGLELMVQAEKTAFDLEMDATSRLTDAERKTLIRLLQKVYTPAD; encoded by the coding sequence GTGCCGGCCCGCGTGCGCAAAGTTGCTGTACCTGAGGCTGCTCCGGTAGAACCTGTAGACACCAGCTACTTGCGTACGCTGGTGGGCTACAACGCCCGCCGCGCGTCCCTTGCGATCATCGAGTCCTTTATGGTGCGCATGGCGCCCTATGACCTGAAGGTGGTGGACTTCTCGGTGCTCTCGCTGGTCGCCCACAACCCGGGCATCACGTCCCGCCAGCTGTGCGCAGCGCTCAACGTGCTGCCACCCAACTTGGTGGGTTTGATTGCGACACTGGAACGGCGGGGACTGATCGAACGTCTGCCCCACCCGAGTGACGGCCGGGCCATGGGCGTGCACCTCACGCCCCAAGGTCTAGAGCTAATGGTGCAGGCGGAGAAAACGGCATTCGACCTGGAGATGGATGCGACCTCCCGTTTGACGGATGCAGAACGCAAAACCCTGATCCGCCTGCTGCAAAAGGTTTACACCCCGGCCGACTGA
- a CDS encoding LysR substrate-binding domain-containing protein, with translation MSASRIPPIQCLLTFEALARLRSVTLAAEELFVTPSAVSHRVRQLEQIIGTKLFGRADFSLTTEGSEYLAHVREGLTILQKFPSAAAAPGKRKLRLAVTPTFSRSILIPRLRQFTDAYPEIDLTLQVSIPLLDVVAEDADLMVRFGAGRYADMEHVCLMKDEITPLASPAFVREHGPFETPQDLANLPLLRSPLEPWRTWFAANGLDWPEPVEGSQFNDIGLMCDGAAAGMGVGLIRLKLGSPWLDNGSLVRLYAHNAPSPHAHYLCWRTGAMDRWEVAAFAEWLKKAVG, from the coding sequence ATGAGTGCCTCCCGCATCCCCCCGATTCAGTGCCTGTTGACCTTTGAAGCCCTGGCGCGCCTGCGCTCGGTCACCCTGGCGGCAGAAGAACTCTTTGTCACACCCAGCGCGGTGAGCCACCGGGTGCGGCAGCTGGAGCAAATCATCGGCACCAAGCTGTTCGGCCGCGCGGACTTTTCGCTGACCACTGAGGGCAGCGAATACCTGGCCCATGTGCGTGAAGGGCTCACCATCCTCCAGAAGTTTCCCAGCGCCGCTGCGGCACCGGGCAAGCGCAAGCTGCGCCTCGCGGTCACGCCCACGTTTTCGCGCTCCATTTTGATCCCGCGGCTGCGCCAGTTCACCGACGCCTACCCCGAGATCGACCTGACGCTGCAGGTCTCCATTCCCTTGTTGGACGTGGTGGCCGAAGATGCAGACCTGATGGTGCGCTTCGGGGCTGGCCGCTATGCCGACATGGAGCATGTGTGCCTCATGAAGGACGAGATCACGCCCCTGGCCTCACCCGCTTTTGTGCGGGAACACGGCCCGTTCGAAACCCCGCAAGACCTGGCCAACCTGCCCCTGTTGCGCAGCCCGCTGGAACCCTGGCGCACCTGGTTTGCCGCCAACGGGCTGGACTGGCCGGAGCCGGTAGAGGGCTCGCAGTTCAACGACATCGGCCTCATGTGCGATGGCGCCGCCGCCGGCATGGGCGTGGGCCTGATCCGCCTGAAGCTGGGTTCGCCCTGGCTGGACAACGGCTCGCTGGTGCGGCTGTATGCCCACAATGCACCCAGCCCCCACGCGCACTACCTGTGCTGGCGCACCGGGGCCATGGACCGCTGGGAAGTGGCGGCCTTTGCCGAATGGCTCAAAAAAGCCGTGGGTTAG
- a CDS encoding FAD-linked oxidase C-terminal domain-containing protein: MNAPLDPTAREMLQKRELLALILPALEAYLPKHALLYQTEDTTPYECDGLTAYRQRPLLVALPETEDQVAAVLRVCHDLNVPVVARGAGTGLSGGAMPHAMGVTLSLAKFNKILKVDKRSRTAVVQCGVRNLAISEAAAPYGLYYAPDPSSQIACTIGGNVAENSGGVHCLKYGLTLHNVLKVRGFTMEGAPIEFGGDALDAPGYDLMSVVVGSEGMLAVTTEVTVKLVPKPQLARCIMASFDDLRKAGDAVAAVIAAGIIPAGLEMMDKPMTAAVEDFVHAGYDLSAEAILLCESDGTPEEVEEEIGRMSEVLRAAGATGIAVSNSEAERLRFWSGRKNAFPASGRISPDYMCMDSTIPRARLADILLAIAEMEKKYQLRCANVFHAGDGNLHPLILFDANDPDQLHRCELFGAEILETSVAMGGTVTGEHGVGVEKLNSMCVQFSAQENAQMFALKEAFDPKSLLNPGKVIPTLHRCAEYGKELVRGGKIKHPDLPRF; this comes from the coding sequence ATGAACGCCCCACTTGATCCAACCGCCCGGGAAATGCTACAAAAAAGAGAGCTGCTTGCGCTGATTCTGCCGGCGCTAGAGGCTTATTTACCCAAGCATGCGCTGCTCTACCAGACGGAAGACACCACGCCCTATGAATGCGACGGCCTGACTGCCTACCGCCAGCGCCCCTTGCTGGTGGCCCTGCCGGAAACCGAAGACCAAGTGGCTGCGGTGCTGCGGGTGTGCCATGACTTGAATGTGCCGGTGGTGGCTCGCGGCGCGGGCACCGGCCTGTCGGGTGGAGCCATGCCCCACGCCATGGGGGTCACACTCTCGCTGGCCAAGTTCAACAAAATCCTGAAGGTAGACAAGCGCAGCCGTACAGCGGTGGTGCAGTGCGGCGTGCGCAACCTGGCCATCAGCGAAGCGGCCGCACCCTACGGGCTGTATTACGCGCCGGACCCCAGCAGCCAGATTGCCTGCACGATTGGCGGCAACGTGGCCGAGAACTCGGGCGGCGTGCACTGCCTGAAATACGGGCTGACGCTGCACAACGTGCTCAAAGTGCGTGGCTTCACCATGGAAGGTGCGCCCATCGAATTTGGTGGTGATGCGCTCGACGCGCCCGGCTACGACCTGATGAGCGTGGTGGTCGGCAGCGAGGGCATGCTGGCCGTGACCACCGAGGTTACTGTCAAACTGGTGCCCAAGCCCCAGCTGGCCCGCTGCATCATGGCCAGCTTTGACGACTTGCGCAAAGCGGGTGATGCGGTGGCCGCGGTGATCGCCGCCGGCATCATCCCCGCCGGGCTGGAGATGATGGACAAGCCCATGACCGCCGCCGTAGAAGACTTTGTGCATGCGGGCTACGACCTGAGTGCCGAAGCGATTTTGCTTTGCGAAAGCGACGGTACACCCGAAGAAGTGGAAGAGGAAATCGGCCGCATGAGCGAAGTGCTGCGCGCCGCCGGCGCCACCGGCATTGCGGTGAGCAACAGCGAGGCAGAACGCCTGCGCTTCTGGAGCGGGCGCAAGAACGCCTTCCCCGCCAGCGGCCGCATCAGCCCTGACTACATGTGCATGGACAGCACCATTCCCCGCGCGCGGCTGGCCGACATCCTGCTGGCCATTGCAGAGATGGAGAAGAAATACCAACTGCGCTGCGCCAACGTGTTCCACGCCGGGGACGGCAACCTGCACCCGCTGATCTTGTTCGATGCGAATGACCCCGACCAACTGCACCGCTGCGAGCTGTTCGGCGCCGAAATTCTGGAAACCAGCGTCGCCATGGGCGGCACCGTGACCGGCGAGCATGGCGTGGGCGTGGAAAAGCTCAACAGCATGTGCGTGCAGTTCAGCGCGCAAGAGAACGCCCAGATGTTCGCCCTCAAAGAGGCGTTCGACCCCAAGAGCCTGCTCAACCCCGGCAAGGTGATTCCTACCCTGCACCGCTGTGCGGAGTACGGCAAGGAACTGGTGCGCGGCGGCAAGATCAAGCACCCGGACCTGCCCCGGTTCTAG
- a CDS encoding CidA/LrgA family protein, whose protein sequence is MQGLRGLAWLLALQSAGELLARGLHLPFPGPVVGMVLLIPALQWPLVREPVSQCADFLLSHLSLLFIPVGVGVMTHLALLSQYGGRMLVVLVLSTWIGLAVTALTLYTLSRRDTEDEAPHG, encoded by the coding sequence ATGCAAGGCTTGCGCGGCTTGGCCTGGCTCCTGGCGCTGCAAAGCGCCGGTGAGTTGCTGGCCCGCGGTCTGCACCTGCCGTTTCCGGGCCCGGTGGTCGGCATGGTCTTGCTGATTCCGGCCCTTCAGTGGCCCCTGGTGCGTGAGCCCGTCAGCCAGTGCGCGGACTTTCTGCTCAGTCATCTCTCGCTTTTGTTCATACCGGTCGGGGTGGGCGTCATGACCCACTTGGCCCTGCTCAGCCAATATGGCGGGCGCATGCTGGTGGTGCTGGTGCTTTCCACCTGGATAGGTCTTGCCGTCACGGCACTGACCCTGTACACCCTGAGCCGCCGGGACACGGAAGACGAGGCTCCCCATGGCTGA
- a CDS encoding LrgB family protein: protein MADVVALWVYLSATPLFGLTATLVTYVLAHAVYQRTGQAVWANPVLWSVLILASLLLATGVSYPGYFSGAQFIHFLLGPAVVALGWPLWQRRVEVQKRLGRLLVAALVGGTAASGSALALGWALGLPGDVLLSMAPKSVTAPVAMGIAEKIGGIPALSAVFAVLTGLIGALSGRLIFGLLRLPYSGNGWAARGFALGTASHGIGAARALQVNADAGAYAGLALGLQVVLASLLMPLFFR, encoded by the coding sequence ATGGCTGACGTCGTGGCCCTGTGGGTCTACCTGTCGGCCACACCACTTTTCGGCCTGACGGCCACCCTGGTGACCTATGTGCTGGCGCACGCTGTGTACCAGCGCACCGGCCAAGCCGTCTGGGCCAACCCGGTGCTCTGGAGCGTGCTCATCCTCGCCAGCCTCTTGCTGGCCACCGGGGTGAGCTACCCGGGATACTTCTCGGGTGCGCAGTTCATCCACTTTTTGCTGGGACCGGCGGTCGTTGCCTTGGGCTGGCCCCTGTGGCAACGCAGGGTCGAAGTGCAAAAACGTTTGGGGCGTTTGCTCGTGGCCGCCTTGGTCGGCGGCACGGCGGCCAGCGGATCCGCACTGGCACTGGGCTGGGCCCTGGGTTTGCCCGGCGATGTGCTGTTGTCCATGGCGCCCAAGTCCGTAACCGCGCCCGTGGCGATGGGCATCGCTGAAAAGATAGGTGGTATTCCTGCGCTGTCAGCCGTGTTTGCCGTGCTCACCGGCCTGATCGGGGCACTGAGCGGCAGGCTCATTTTTGGCCTGCTGCGCCTTCCCTATAGTGGCAACGGCTGGGCCGCACGCGGCTTTGCGCTGGGCACCGCCTCGCACGGCATAGGCGCGGCACGCGCGCTCCAGGTAAATGCGGATGCCGGCGCCTACGCCGGGCTGGCGCTGGGCCTGCAAGTGGTATTGGCGTCGCTGTTGATGCCCTTGTTTTTCCGCTGA
- a CDS encoding phytanoyl-CoA dioxygenase family protein encodes MLTPEQKTRYAQDGYIILPDFKSAAEIAALRARAEAIVEAFDPAESKTVFTTNEQARKVDRYFLDSAERISCFFEEEAFGPDGELRQAKALSINKIGHAMHDQDPVFEAFSHGSALAEVAADVGLARPQVWQSMYIFKQPGIGGEVGWHQDATFFDTTPISVTTFWFALEHATLSNGCLWTEPGGHRGPRGVLRERFERHGDMVTMNKLDATPWPASNVNAIPLEVKAGALVVFHGLLPHYSAPNRSAVSRHAYTLHVTDAGTEYAATNWLQRNANQPVRGFLI; translated from the coding sequence ATGCTGACACCCGAACAGAAAACCCGCTACGCGCAGGACGGCTACATCATCCTGCCGGATTTCAAGTCTGCTGCCGAGATCGCCGCCTTGCGCGCAAGGGCCGAGGCCATCGTCGAGGCCTTTGACCCTGCTGAAAGCAAAACCGTCTTCACCACCAATGAACAGGCCCGCAAGGTGGACCGCTACTTCCTGGACTCAGCCGAGCGCATCAGCTGCTTCTTTGAAGAGGAGGCGTTCGGTCCCGATGGTGAGCTGCGCCAGGCCAAAGCCCTGTCGATCAACAAAATCGGCCACGCCATGCACGACCAGGACCCGGTGTTCGAGGCCTTTTCGCATGGCTCGGCACTGGCGGAGGTCGCCGCGGATGTGGGGCTTGCCCGCCCGCAGGTATGGCAGTCCATGTACATCTTCAAGCAGCCCGGTATCGGCGGTGAAGTAGGCTGGCACCAGGACGCCACCTTCTTTGACACCACGCCCATCAGCGTGACCACCTTCTGGTTCGCACTGGAACACGCCACGCTGTCCAATGGTTGCCTGTGGACCGAGCCCGGTGGTCATCGGGGCCCCCGCGGTGTGCTGCGAGAGCGCTTTGAGCGCCATGGCGATATGGTCACCATGAACAAACTCGATGCCACTCCGTGGCCTGCCAGCAATGTGAATGCGATTCCACTGGAGGTGAAGGCCGGTGCGCTGGTGGTGTTCCACGGGTTGTTGCCCCATTACAGCGCGCCCAACCGCTCTGCGGTTTCGCGCCATGCTTACACCCTGCATGTGACGGATGCCGGCACCGAGTACGCGGCCACCAACTGGCTGCAACGGAATGCAAATCAGCCGGTACGCGGTTTCTTGATCTGA
- a CDS encoding asparaginase encodes MNLTPLIQLTRGGTPECLHFGAVAVTDRAGSLKAFAGDPHLVTFTRSTLKALQALPFVEAGGPAQFGFNQAENALLCASHNGEAMHVDAANSMLAKAGHSYKTLRCGCHVPLLFSYFDKGAPEGATYTEAHNNCSGKHAGFVAYCEQHGLPLDDYTAPEHPLQQAIARDVARAVGMDVQDMPRGIDGCSAPNFAMPLSKLARGYARLASGAQDPEFGASFALLSEAMTAYPEMVSGTGRNDLDFMRVGRGDWVSKVGADGVQVVGSKSRGEAFALKIIDGNKPALFAASVEVLDQLGWLDDAQRAALKPWRAAEIRNARGLLVGERLPAFQLQTP; translated from the coding sequence TTGAACCTCACACCCCTGATCCAACTCACCCGTGGCGGCACGCCCGAATGTTTGCACTTCGGCGCCGTCGCCGTGACCGACCGCGCCGGCAGCCTCAAAGCTTTTGCCGGCGACCCGCATCTGGTGACCTTCACCCGTTCCACGCTCAAGGCCTTGCAAGCATTGCCTTTTGTAGAAGCCGGTGGCCCGGCGCAGTTTGGCTTTAACCAAGCCGAGAACGCGTTGCTCTGCGCCAGCCATAACGGCGAAGCCATGCATGTGGATGCCGCCAACAGCATGCTGGCCAAGGCCGGGCACAGCTACAAAACCTTGCGTTGCGGCTGCCATGTGCCGCTGCTCTTCAGCTACTTTGACAAGGGCGCCCCCGAGGGCGCCACCTACACCGAGGCCCATAACAACTGCAGCGGTAAGCATGCGGGTTTTGTGGCGTACTGCGAGCAGCATGGCCTGCCGCTGGACGACTACACCGCACCTGAGCACCCTTTACAGCAGGCCATTGCCCGCGATGTGGCACGCGCTGTGGGAATGGATGTGCAAGACATGCCTCGCGGCATCGACGGCTGCTCGGCGCCCAACTTCGCCATGCCCCTCTCCAAGCTGGCGCGTGGCTATGCACGCTTGGCCAGTGGCGCACAAGACCCGGAGTTTGGTGCCAGCTTTGCCCTCCTGAGCGAGGCCATGACAGCCTACCCTGAGATGGTGAGCGGTACCGGCCGCAACGACCTGGACTTTATGCGCGTGGGCCGGGGCGACTGGGTCAGCAAGGTCGGTGCCGACGGTGTGCAGGTGGTCGGCAGCAAAAGCCGTGGCGAGGCTTTTGCCCTCAAGATCATTGACGGCAACAAACCCGCCCTGTTTGCCGCCAGCGTCGAGGTGCTGGACCAACTGGGTTGGCTGGATGATGCGCAACGCGCCGCACTGAAGCCCTGGCGAGCCGCCGAAATCCGCAACGCACGCGGCCTGCTGGTCGGCGAGCGTCTTCCTGCATTCCAGTTGCAAACACCATGA
- the rocF gene encoding arginase: MNHKISLIGAPTDIGAGSRGASMGPEALRVANITSVLQSHGLEVLDKGNLSGPSNPWQPPVNGYRHLPEVTAWNRSLHDAVYAELQDGRLPIVLGGDHCLGIGSISAVARHCRDTGRKLRVLWLDAHADFNTNTLTPSGNIHGMPVACLCGFGPQELIEIGGQVPAISPKWVRQIGIRSVDEGEKRFVHEQDLEVFDMRYIDEMGMRAAMELALALIDSNTHLHVSFDVDFLDPDIAPGVGTTVRGGPTYREAQLCMEMIADTGRMASLDVFELNPALDERNRTAEVAVDLIESLFGKSTLMRK, from the coding sequence ATGAACCACAAGATAAGCCTGATTGGCGCACCTACCGACATCGGCGCGGGCAGCCGTGGCGCCAGCATGGGCCCGGAAGCCCTGCGCGTAGCCAACATCACCAGCGTGCTGCAAAGCCATGGCCTGGAAGTGCTGGACAAGGGGAACCTGAGCGGCCCGAGTAACCCGTGGCAACCGCCGGTAAACGGCTACCGCCACCTGCCCGAAGTGACCGCCTGGAACCGCAGTCTGCATGACGCGGTGTACGCCGAGCTGCAGGACGGCCGCCTGCCCATCGTGCTGGGCGGGGATCACTGCCTGGGCATAGGGTCCATCAGTGCTGTGGCACGTCACTGCCGCGATACCGGCAGAAAACTGCGGGTGCTGTGGCTGGACGCCCACGCTGACTTCAATACCAACACGCTCACCCCCAGCGGCAACATCCACGGCATGCCGGTGGCCTGTCTGTGTGGCTTCGGGCCGCAAGAGCTGATTGAGATCGGTGGGCAGGTGCCGGCCATCAGCCCTAAGTGGGTGCGCCAGATCGGCATCCGCAGCGTGGACGAGGGCGAAAAGCGCTTTGTGCATGAGCAGGACCTGGAGGTCTTTGACATGCGTTACATCGATGAGATGGGCATGCGCGCCGCGATGGAGTTGGCCTTGGCCTTGATCGACAGCAACACCCACTTGCATGTGAGCTTTGACGTGGACTTTCTGGACCCCGACATCGCCCCCGGCGTGGGCACCACCGTCCGGGGTGGCCCCACCTACCGCGAAGCGCAGCTGTGCATGGAGATGATTGCCGACACCGGTCGCATGGCCAGCCTCGATGTGTTTGAGCTCAACCCCGCGCTGGATGAGCGCAACCGCACGGCGGAGGTGGCGGTGGACTTGATCGAGTCGCTTTTTGGCAAGAGCACCTTAATGCGCAAGTAG